The genomic stretch AGCCATCAACTTTGTAAACATTGGGGAGCGTACCAATGTGGCAGGGTCGGCTAAGTTTCGCAAACTGATTAAAAACGAACAATATGAAGATGCCCTCGCCATTGCCTTGCATCAGGTAGAAGGTGGTGCTCAGGTGATAGATGTAAATATGGACGAAGGAATGATTGACTCAGAAGAGGTCATGACTATCTTCTTGAACCTGATTGCTTCTGAGCCGGATATTGCCCGTTTGCCTATTATGATCGATTCCTCTAAGTGGACCGTGATAGAGGCTGGATTGAAAGTGGTACAGGGTAAATCTATTGTAAACTCTATTTCGCTTAAAGAAGGCGAAGAAAACTTTAAAAACCAGGCAAACCTGGTGCGTCGTTATGGAGCCGCAGTGGTAGTGATGGCTTTTGATGAAGTGGGGCAGGCAGACTCGTACGAACGTCGCATCGAAATTTGTGAACGTGCTTACCGTATTTTGGTAGATGAGGTAAAATTTCCACCTGAAGACATTATTTTTGACCCCAACATTCTGACCGTTGCCACGGGAATGGAAGAGCACAACAACTACGCAGTAGATTTTATCAATGCTACCCGTTGGATCAAAGAAAACTTGCCGTATGCCAAGGTGAGCGGAGGGGTAAGTAACATCTCGTTTTCGTTTAGAGGCAACAATGTCATTCGTGAAGCCATGCACTCAGCATTTTTGTACCATGCCATCAAAGCTGGTTTGGACATGGGGATTGTAAACGCCGGAATGATTGAAGTATACGAAGACATTCCTAAAGATATGCTTACGTTGATAGAGGATGTATTGCTTAACCGCAATGCTGATGCTACAGACAAACTCATTACTTTTGCTGAGCAGGTAAAAGGCAAGGGAAAGGTGCAGGTAAAAGACACCAAATGGAGAGAAAATCCAGTAGAAGAACGCTTAAAACATGCTTTGCTTAAAGGCATTACTGAATTTATAGATGAAGACACCGAAGAAGCACGTTTGAAATACGACCGACCACTACACGTGATAGAAGGACCTTTGATGGATGGTATGAGTGTAGTAGGAGATTTGTTTGGTCAAGGAAAAATGTTTTTGCCTCAAGTAGTAAAAAGTGCCAGGGTGATGAAAAAATCGGTAGCGCACTTGATGCCCTTTATGGAAAAGGAAAAAGAAGAGGCCGTGGCACGGGGTGAGTTGAATACCAAGGGGGTAGGTAAAATATTGATGGCGACCGTAAAAGGTGATGTACACGACATAGGAAAAAACATTGTAGGAGTAGTGCTGGGGTGCAACAACTATGAAGTGATTGACCTGGGAGTAATGGTGCCCGCCCAGAAGATACTTGACACAGCCATTAAGGAAAAAGTAGATGTGATAGGCCTGAGTGGTTTAATTACGCCTAGCCTTGATGAAATGGTAAATGTGGCCAATGAAATGGAGCGTTTGGGCTTAGACATTCCTTTGTTGATTGGTGGTGCTACTACCTCAAGAATACACACTGCAGTAAAGATTGAACCTAAGTATAAAGGATCTGTGATTCATGTATTAGACGCGTCGCGCAGTGTACCAGTAGTAAGTAACTTATTAAGCGACAATAACCGCGAAAAGTTTGCGCAGGATATCAAAGACGAATACGCCCGCATGCGCGAAGGACATGCCAATCGTAAGCAAAACAAGAAATTTTTGACTGCAGGTGCAGCCCGGAAAAACAAATTTGCCATTAACTGGGACGAAACCAACGTAGTACGCCCGCAGTTTTTGGGAACCAAGGTGTTCGAAGACTACCCACTGGAAGAAATTGTTGACTATATTGACTGGACGCCTTTCTTTCAGACCTGGGAGCTACACGGCAAATACCCTAAGATTTTGACCGATGAAGTAGTAGGGGAGGAGGCCACCCGCTTGTTTGCTGATGCTAAGGAAATGCTTCAAAAAATTGTGACCGAAAAATGGCTTACGGCTAAATCGGTATTTGGTTTTTTCCCGGCAAACACAATAAACGACGATGACATAGCGGTGTATGCTTACCAAAAGAACACTGTAGAAGCGCTTGCCAATGGTAATGCTACCAACACCAATGATTGGGGCTTTGCCGAAGACCGTACCCAGACTATAGCATTGTCTCACGCATTGAGGCAGCAAGCCCAAAAAGCCAATACTGTACCGAATATAGCCTTGTCAGACTTTATAGCTCCTGCCGAAACGGGTATTCAAGATTACCTGGGTGGTTTTGCGGTATCGGTGTTTGGTGCCGAAGCCATCGCTAAAAAATTTGAAGAAGATCACGATGACTTCAACTCTATTATGGTCAAGGCGCTTGCCGATCGTATGGCAGAGGCGTTTGCTGAATTATTGCACGAAAAAGTGCGTAAAGATTATTGGGGGTACGACCAGAGCGAAACCCTGTCTAATGAAGAACTGATCAAAGAACGTTATAAGGGCATTCGCCCGGCTCCGGGGTACCCTGCTTGCCCTGATCATACCGAAAAAGTAACTTTATTTAAACTATTAGATGCGCCAAACTCTACCGGAGTAGCCCTTACCGAGAGTTTGGCAATGACTCCGGCAGCATCGGTATCTGGCTGGTATTTTTCTCACCCTCAGTCCAAATACTTTGGCTTAGGTAAGATAGAAAAAGATCAGGTAGAGAGTTATGCGGAGCGCAAAGGCATTTCGGTAGAAGAGGCTGAGAAATGGCTTAGCCCTAACCTGAATTACGACCGTTAATTGGTCTTATTTTGACTGTGATTGTAACACAAAAGTTGCCGGAAGTTTTTTCGGCAACTTTTTATTTTATACTGTACTCAATGTGTATTCTTCACAAGGATTGCCATCAATTACTTTGTAAGAATTTACTGAAATATATAGAGTTGTAGTAGAGTGAATAAAAAAATGCTGTAATTTGCAATAAACCTAAAACAGGGCAATTATGCGATATAATTGCCCTGTTTTAGTGGCGATATTTCGTGTATTTATTACGATTTACCGTCAATGAAGAAGTGGGTGGTTTTTTATCTTTTAGAAAATTCGTATGTAATAAATTCCTTGTTTTTGGTAGTTATTGCTAATAAGTAGTTTCCTTTGGGTAAAATCCTTAAGTCCATCTCAATATTTTGCTTGCCCGCCTTACAAGTATAAGATTGATGAGGAACGCCTGCTGTATTTTTTATTTTAACATTATAAATCTTATCCTGAGAGTTGGTTGTATTAATAGATACCCGTTTACCTTCCGAGTGCAGGGCAGCAGTTACAGGGGTAGCTTTTACTACCTTATCTGATGCTTTTACACTAATCCTTTTTAAGTTTGATTGAGCCTGCGCAGTGTACCCTATAGTTGCCAAAATCATTACCAATACTACGTGTATAAACCTTTTCATAATATTCAATATTTTATCTCTTAATTTGCCTGATTTACTATTATAAGTCAACCCTTTTAAGGATGTACTGTGCCTGGTTAGAAAAGTTATGACGTGGGTGTAAGGTAATCTAGTCTAATAGAGAAATTCCGTTTAAGTCGGTCGTAAGGTAAGTAGTCATCACATCAAAAAAGGGGAGCATGCGTAGCAACCCTTCAGCTAGTTTCTCTACGAAATTTCGTGATAAAACTTCGGCATCACTAAACTGGTGAGTCACTAAAAACTGTTTATAGCGAATGAGGTCTATATTTTCGTTGTCTTTTTTGAACCCCTTAGGAGCCGTTTTTACCTGATTGCCCTGTAGTTGCCCAAAGTACTTCTTAAAAGATGTATTTTCCAGTACTTGTCGCAACGGGTCAGCATCAGCGTCTATTTGTTGCCTGATCAGTAGCAGATCGGCAGCATTGGGACCAAAAAAACCTCCAGTAATAGAAGAATTGCCCGGAGCTAGCTCAAAGTGATACCCGCCCCGGCGATCAGCTCCCAAACGCTCTAGGTGTCCGCCCCAATAAGTTTTATACGGCACTTTATTTTTTGAAAAACGCACATCACGGTAAATGCGGTAAATACTTTTTTTGCCCGACTCATTGACAATCCGATCCTTTTTGTTCATTAAAAAAATCAATTCATCTGCAAAGTCAATCATTTCAGCTTTAGAAGCCTCATAAACTGCTTTGTTTTGAGCAAACCATTCGCGGTGGTTGTTATTCTGTAAGTCAGTCAAAAACTGAAAAGTTTGTGGAGATATTTGCGCCATTTTGTAGTGTTTTTTTTAGAAACCAGCAATACTTTGTACCAAACAGCGCTTAGGTAAGCAAAAGTTCCACGCTTAAAAATTACGTAGTTCAGGCTCCGGTAGGCATCAGAATTCAGCAAGCGAACTATGCGCTTTTTGGGGAGTACATCAACCGCCAAAATTCATCTTAAATTATTGTATACGTAGCGAGAGACTAAGGCACAAGTACCAACCGTTCAAATAATTTTTTAATCCTGTAAAAGGGCAGTGTCAGGTATTTATAGCCTTACGGCAAAAAGTGTCATGTCATCGCGGGGTTCTTGAGTACCAAGGTGTTTTTCAAAAGCAGCCTCAAATATTTGCTTTTGTTCGGGTAAAGGTAAATGAGCGTGTTTTTGGATCAACTTATGTAGCCGTTTAGTTCCAAAACTTCGTCGGTTTTGATTGGGCATGTCACGTATGCCATCTGTGGTCATGTACAGTACCACCCCTGGTTGTAATATAAGTTTGGTGTGGGTAAACTGTTTGACTACATTTTCAAAAAAACCACCAATGCCGAGTCTGTCACCTCTGAGCACCTTTGTGTTTTCGTCTTCTACCACTATCAAGTTTCTTTTGGCACCACTATAGATCAACTCTATCGATCCATCTGGTAATGACTGCAAGCGGCACATCGCCAAGTCCATACCGTCCGAATTGTCAGAGACTTGTTGTTTAAGACTTGCCACCACCAAGTCATCAAGTACCTCAAGAATCACCTGGGGCTCTATAATACGCATTTGTTTTACAATCTCATCTAATAGTTGGTAGCCAATCATACTCATCAAAGCCCCCGGTACCCCGTGCCCAGAGCAGTCTATTACCGACAAAAAAGTATATACCTCGTTGGTTTGCGGGTGATTGGTTTGTACTACCCAGTAAAAATCGCCCGATACGATATCTTTAGGCTTGTAAATTACAAAGTGTTCTTTAAAACAATTACTCAGCATTTGTTGATTAGGCAAGATAGTTTTCTGTATGTTTTGAGCGTATCTGATGCTATCGGTAATCTGTACATTTTGAAATTGAAGTTTCGAAAAACTATTGGCATTTTTGAGCGCAATGGCAATGTAAATGGTCAAATTGCGTAGCAGGTTTACCTGGTGGTCGCTGTAGGCATTGGTATAGCTACTTTGCACGCTTACTACCCCTATTACCTCATTACTTGCCATCAGTGGCAAACAAACCAATGAACGCAACAAAATATCATCCTTGTAATGATCAAGGTTATCTATATAATTGCGGTACTCTCTAGTTACATCTCCTATGACGATCTCTTTTTGGTGTTGGACACAATGTACCACAAAGCGATTTTTTTGACTCATTGGTATAAACATCGAAGGCAAAACATCACCTTTGTATACACTACTATCAAAGGCAATCAGTCTTTCTTTTTCGAGATATAAGCCAATTCCAAACTCCTCTGTGTCCAGCAAATATTGAATATTTTTGTATACTATTTGACTAATGTCCTGGATAGAAAAAGTGGCGGTGATTTCTTTGCCTATTTCACTCAGTAGTTTTACATTTTTATAGGCTTGGTCTAACTGGTCTCTCTGCATGACAATCTCTTCGTTGGCTTCCTGCAGAAAATCAGCCTGTTCAGCCAGGCTTTTTGCTTGCTCGCTTATTTCACTTTTTTGGGTTTGCAGGGTAGCATTTTTTTGGCGAATTTCCAGTGTTCGTTCATTGACTACCTGCTCCAGGTGGGCTTTTTGGTGGCTCAAACGCCTAATATTTAAATGTACAATGCCCCAAATTACCAATGCCCCTATGACGCCAAAAAGTAAGTAAGCCCACAAGGTTTGATACCAAGGAGGGGCAATCTTGAAACGATAGGTAGTTTCAGCACTTACTTGCCCGTAAACATTGCGTGCTTTTACCCTCAGCACATATTCGCCCGCAGGCAAGTTGGTATACTCTTTTTTACTTTCGGTACTCCAGCCAACGTATTTTTTGTTGAAGCCGTCCAGAAAATACTGAAACTCAATTTTATCTGTTTCTTCGAAATAAACGGTGGCAAATGAAAAACTAAGGTTGTTTAGTCGGTAAGGTAAAGTAGGTACCATGTGGGCAGGTTGGTCACCTACAAATTTGTAAGCGTGCTGATGGGTAAAATTACCTCCAAATATGATGGAATCCTTCTCTGCCCTGGTCTTCACGTTTCTTATCAATACCTGAAAAGTCTTTTTAGTCAATTTTTTGATATGACTGTTGTAATGTACCACACCTTCTCTGGTTTCAAACAACACATTATTTGCATTGATTGGAATAATGTGAGGTGCCATATAATTGGCAAACAGTTCTTTGTACTTATTAAATAATTTACGCTCAAGTACATACCCTTGTCCGGCATCTTTTCGGGCAAAAATAACCCCTGCCTTTGTCCATAACCATATATTTTGTTGTGGATCTTCTTTGATCCATAAAATATACTCACAGAGCCCCAATTGTTGGGTAAGTACAGGGTGGGGCAGAAACTTGTCTTGCTCAGAGTTGTACACATACACCCCCTGGGTAGTGCCTGCTACCAATTGATGGTTGCTTAACCCAAACACCCGGTTATGAATTGTCTGAGGCAAACCTTGTGCTTTAGCATATAGTTTTTTGCTTATTACCTGATCAAATTCAGCCGATAAAGTAAGACGGTACAGCCCATCTACTGTAGTTACCCATACATTGCCTTCTTTATCTTGGTGCATATAGCGGTTGTAGCTTGCATACCCCTTGATGGCTTGTTTGTATACCCACGTGTCTTGTTTTTTCTCAAGCAAAAGTAAGCCTTTACTGGTACTGGCAAGAATGTAACGGTTGCCTGAGGTATGCAAATAAATGAATGAATATACCGTAGTACTGGTGGCTACCAGTTGAGTAGCTGTAGTGTCTTTGATCAAGAAAATACCGTGTTTGTGGGCACATAGTACCCCTTCGGGAGTAGCCAACAGGTAAAACACAGCGCCTTTGGTAGCGGTAATGAGCTTAAAGCGTGACTGGGGACTAATGGGGTTGATGTAATTGTCGTTTGCTCGATAAAAGACCCCCTGAGACGTACCCACATAAAACTTGTCTTTATAAAGTTGGGTGGCAATGTGATTGACCGAACCTTCGAGTCCCAGGTGTTTGTTCCACAACGAAAACGGAGAGTTGGTTTCTACCCTCGCGATGCCGTTGTCAAGTGCAAGCCATAATGCTTGATCTTTGTCTATAAACAAATCATGTACATAATTACTACTGATGCCATTGCGTTGATTGATAAGTTGCAGGGCTTGACCAGACTGATCAATGATCAGCACCCCATTATGTTCAGTGCCTAACATTATTTTATTGCCATTGGCAATGGCACAACTGAGCTGATTTTGCTGTAAAAAGCTGTTGGCAGGGATATCCCAGGGAGTCACTTCGTTTTGATTGATGAGATACAACCCGTGTTCATAAGTAGCAATCAGTTTTTGATGATGGCGATAAGGCAGTATAGCTGTGACACTTTTATCGGCAAAAGTTTCACCTTTAGCCACCAATTGCCATTGGTGTTGGT from Microscilla marina ATCC 23134 encodes the following:
- a CDS encoding DUF3244 domain-containing protein; translated protein: MKRFIHVVLVMILATIGYTAQAQSNLKRISVKASDKVVKATPVTAALHSEGKRVSINTTNSQDKIYNVKIKNTAGVPHQSYTCKAGKQNIEMDLRILPKGNYLLAITTKNKEFITYEFSKR
- the metH gene encoding methionine synthase, whose translation is MKDDFLYHNELEQKDRKQMMIEQLLKKRIFVLDGAMGTMIQRYKFTEEDYRGERFKDYEHPLQGNNDLLSITQPEAIKTIHGKFLEAGADILETNTFSATTIAMADYHMEDLVYELNYESAKIAKEVATEFTNKNPNKPRFVAGSIGPTNRSASLSPDVNDPGLRNITFDQLVVAYYEQAKALVEGGVDILLVETIFDTLNAKAALFAIDKYYEDTNKRLPIMVSGTITDAAGRTLSGQTIEAFLYSVSHMPILTVGVNCALGADLMRPYIQSLAKNAPFLVSAHPNAGLPNEFGEYDQTPEEMGAIIKEFLESGFLNVVGGCCGTTPEHIAEITKIAAEYSPRVIPEQERLATYSGMEPLKVTKAINFVNIGERTNVAGSAKFRKLIKNEQYEDALAIALHQVEGGAQVIDVNMDEGMIDSEEVMTIFLNLIASEPDIARLPIMIDSSKWTVIEAGLKVVQGKSIVNSISLKEGEENFKNQANLVRRYGAAVVVMAFDEVGQADSYERRIEICERAYRILVDEVKFPPEDIIFDPNILTVATGMEEHNNYAVDFINATRWIKENLPYAKVSGGVSNISFSFRGNNVIREAMHSAFLYHAIKAGLDMGIVNAGMIEVYEDIPKDMLTLIEDVLLNRNADATDKLITFAEQVKGKGKVQVKDTKWRENPVEERLKHALLKGITEFIDEDTEEARLKYDRPLHVIEGPLMDGMSVVGDLFGQGKMFLPQVVKSARVMKKSVAHLMPFMEKEKEEAVARGELNTKGVGKILMATVKGDVHDIGKNIVGVVLGCNNYEVIDLGVMVPAQKILDTAIKEKVDVIGLSGLITPSLDEMVNVANEMERLGLDIPLLIGGATTSRIHTAVKIEPKYKGSVIHVLDASRSVPVVSNLLSDNNREKFAQDIKDEYARMREGHANRKQNKKFLTAGAARKNKFAINWDETNVVRPQFLGTKVFEDYPLEEIVDYIDWTPFFQTWELHGKYPKILTDEVVGEEATRLFADAKEMLQKIVTEKWLTAKSVFGFFPANTINDDDIAVYAYQKNTVEALANGNATNTNDWGFAEDRTQTIALSHALRQQAQKANTVPNIALSDFIAPAETGIQDYLGGFAVSVFGAEAIAKKFEEDHDDFNSIMVKALADRMAEAFAELLHEKVRKDYWGYDQSETLSNEELIKERYKGIRPAPGYPACPDHTEKVTLFKLLDAPNSTGVALTESLAMTPAASVSGWYFSHPQSKYFGLGKIEKDQVESYAERKGISVEEAEKWLSPNLNYDR
- a CDS encoding SpoIIE family protein phosphatase, encoding MLKSFAIKSTSYIYTSRQILFITVLLWLCQAYLYAQKKNNFPIKNEGLLQATNYLPNDYKGHAQNWSFAQDKRGVMYVGNMSGVLQYDGNKWRRLPVENYQVAKSKSGRIYTAFGYLEADSKGHLQYKSLKNLVPEDYQKQAGLPTQKIIVTSQLVAFHKTGYLFIYKNNQMDVISLSPEFLRPLMVFNDELFMTKRGTGLMKLTHPSHQHQWQLVAKGETFADKSVTAILPYRHHQKLIATYEHGLYLINQNEVTPWDIPANSFLQQNQLSCAIANGNKIMLGTEHNGVLIIDQSGQALQLINQRNGISSNYVHDLFIDKDQALWLALDNGIARVETNSPFSLWNKHLGLEGSVNHIATQLYKDKFYVGTSQGVFYRANDNYINPISPQSRFKLITATKGAVFYLLATPEGVLCAHKHGIFLIKDTTATQLVATSTTVYSFIYLHTSGNRYILASTSKGLLLLEKKQDTWVYKQAIKGYASYNRYMHQDKEGNVWVTTVDGLYRLTLSAEFDQVISKKLYAKAQGLPQTIHNRVFGLSNHQLVAGTTQGVYVYNSEQDKFLPHPVLTQQLGLCEYILWIKEDPQQNIWLWTKAGVIFARKDAGQGYVLERKLFNKYKELFANYMAPHIIPINANNVLFETREGVVHYNSHIKKLTKKTFQVLIRNVKTRAEKDSIIFGGNFTHQHAYKFVGDQPAHMVPTLPYRLNNLSFSFATVYFEETDKIEFQYFLDGFNKKYVGWSTESKKEYTNLPAGEYVLRVKARNVYGQVSAETTYRFKIAPPWYQTLWAYLLFGVIGALVIWGIVHLNIRRLSHQKAHLEQVVNERTLEIRQKNATLQTQKSEISEQAKSLAEQADFLQEANEEIVMQRDQLDQAYKNVKLLSEIGKEITATFSIQDISQIVYKNIQYLLDTEEFGIGLYLEKERLIAFDSSVYKGDVLPSMFIPMSQKNRFVVHCVQHQKEIVIGDVTREYRNYIDNLDHYKDDILLRSLVCLPLMASNEVIGVVSVQSSYTNAYSDHQVNLLRNLTIYIAIALKNANSFSKLQFQNVQITDSIRYAQNIQKTILPNQQMLSNCFKEHFVIYKPKDIVSGDFYWVVQTNHPQTNEVYTFLSVIDCSGHGVPGALMSMIGYQLLDEIVKQMRIIEPQVILEVLDDLVVASLKQQVSDNSDGMDLAMCRLQSLPDGSIELIYSGAKRNLIVVEDENTKVLRGDRLGIGGFFENVVKQFTHTKLILQPGVVLYMTTDGIRDMPNQNRRSFGTKRLHKLIQKHAHLPLPEQKQIFEAAFEKHLGTQEPRDDMTLFAVRL
- a CDS encoding DUF2461 domain-containing protein; translated protein: MAQISPQTFQFLTDLQNNNHREWFAQNKAVYEASKAEMIDFADELIFLMNKKDRIVNESGKKSIYRIYRDVRFSKNKVPYKTYWGGHLERLGADRRGGYHFELAPGNSSITGGFFGPNAADLLLIRQQIDADADPLRQVLENTSFKKYFGQLQGNQVKTAPKGFKKDNENIDLIRYKQFLVTHQFSDAEVLSRNFVEKLAEGLLRMLPFFDVMTTYLTTDLNGISLLD